A genomic window from Gossypium hirsutum isolate 1008001.06 chromosome D12, Gossypium_hirsutum_v2.1, whole genome shotgun sequence includes:
- the LOC107946579 gene encoding rhodanese-like domain-containing protein 11, chloroplastic isoform X2, with product MASLAFPSLNSLTISRLHSQKAPSLNSSIPTPSILTFKHPTITLHRFQCGVIRMQAGEEDFELKQMRDMAAAKKRWDAMIREGKVKMLTPREAGYAIQLSNKPLLDVRPSSEREKAWVKGSTWVPIFEVDNKFDVGTLSRKATNFVMGGWWSGVPTLSYDSQFLSKVEEKFPKDAELIVTCQKGLRSLAACELLCNAGYKNLFWVQGGLEAAEEEDLAREGTQPLRFAGIGGLSEFLGWTDQQRAQAAREGWGYRLLYSIRLVGVFVVADALFIGAQQVGRYLQDIRSH from the exons ATGGCTTCTTTGGCTTTTCCTTCTCTCAATTCTTTAACCATTTCGCGCCTTCATAGCCAGAAAGCTCCTTCTTTGAACTCTTCAATTCCAACTCCAAGTATATTAACCTTCAAACATCCAACTATCACTCTGCATCGTTTT CAATGTGGGGTTATTCGAATGCAAGCTGGTGAAGAAGATTTTGAGTTGAAACAAATGAGAGATATGGCTGCTGCGAAGAAGAGATGGGATGCTATG ATTAGGGAAGGAAAAGTAAAGATGCTTACACCTAGAGAGGCAGGTTATGCAATTCAACTTTCAAACAAGCCTCTACTCGATGTTCGCCCGTCTAGTGAGCGCGAGAAG GCATGGGTTAAGGGCTCCACCTGGGTACCGATCTTTGAAGTTGATAATAAATTTGACGTTGGAACCCTTTCCAGAAAAGCCACCAATTTTGTGATGG GGGGTTGGTGGAGTGGGGTGCCTACATTGTCTTA TGACAGTCAGTTCTTGTCAAAAGTTGAGGAGAAATTCCCAAAAGATGCAGAGCTTATAGTTACATGCCAGAAAGGATTgag ATCTCTAGCGGCTTGTGAGCTACTGTGTAATGCTGGCTACAAAAATCTTTTCTGGGTTCAAGGGGGTCTAGAGGCTGCTGAAGAAGAG GATCTTGCCAGAGAAGGTACTCAGCCTTTGAGGTTTGCAGGAATTGGTGGGCTTTCAGAGTTTCTCGG TTGGACGGATCAGCAGAGAGCTCAAGCTGCCAGAGAAGGCTGGGGTTACCGATTACTCTACTCGATTCGCCTG GTTGGAGTTTTTGTGGTTGCCGATGCCTTGTTCATTGGTGCACAGCAAGTGGGTCGTTATCTTCAGGATATACGGTCTCACTAA
- the LOC107946579 gene encoding rhodanese-like domain-containing protein 11, chloroplastic isoform X1, whose amino-acid sequence MASLAFPSLNSLTISRLHSQKAPSLNSSIPTPSILTFKHPTITLHRFQCGVIRMQAGEEDFELKQMRDMAAAKKRWDAMIREGKVKMLTPREAGYAIQLSNKPLLDVRPSSEREKAWVKGSTWVPIFEVDNKFDVGTLSRKATNFVMGGWWSGVPTLSYDSQFLSKVEEKFPKDAELIVTCQKGLRSLAACELLCNAGYKNLFWVQGGLEAAEEEDLAREGTQPLRFAGIGGLSEFLGWTDQQRAQAAREGWGYRLLYSIRLVGVFVVADALFIGAQQVGRYLQDIRSH is encoded by the exons ATGGCTTCTTTGGCTTTTCCTTCTCTCAATTCTTTAACCATTTCGCGCCTTCATAGCCAGAAAGCTCCTTCTTTGAACTCTTCAATTCCAACTCCAAGTATATTAACCTTCAAACATCCAACTATCACTCTGCATCGTTTT CAATGTGGGGTTATTCGAATGCAAGCTGGTGAAGAAGATTTTGAGTTGAAACAAATGAGAGATATGGCTGCTGCGAAGAAGAGATGGGATGCTATG ATTAGGGAAGGAAAAGTAAAGATGCTTACACCTAGAGAGGCAGGTTATGCAATTCAACTTTCAAACAAGCCTCTACTCGATGTTCGCCCGTCTAGTGAGCGCGAGAAG GCATGGGTTAAGGGCTCCACCTGGGTACCGATCTTTGAAGTTGATAATAAATTTGACGTTGGAACCCTTTCCAGAAAAGCCACCAATTTTGTGATGG GGGGTTGGTGGAGTGGGGTGCCTACATTGTCTTATGACAG TCAGTTCTTGTCAAAAGTTGAGGAGAAATTCCCAAAAGATGCAGAGCTTATAGTTACATGCCAGAAAGGATTgag ATCTCTAGCGGCTTGTGAGCTACTGTGTAATGCTGGCTACAAAAATCTTTTCTGGGTTCAAGGGGGTCTAGAGGCTGCTGAAGAAGAG GATCTTGCCAGAGAAGGTACTCAGCCTTTGAGGTTTGCAGGAATTGGTGGGCTTTCAGAGTTTCTCGG TTGGACGGATCAGCAGAGAGCTCAAGCTGCCAGAGAAGGCTGGGGTTACCGATTACTCTACTCGATTCGCCTG GTTGGAGTTTTTGTGGTTGCCGATGCCTTGTTCATTGGTGCACAGCAAGTGGGTCGTTATCTTCAGGATATACGGTCTCACTAA
- the LOC121224251 gene encoding E3 ubiquitin-protein ligase RGLG2 isoform X1 codes for MLNPAEYISIIELMGGIISKRSTTSQSSSVASNSYSWDSHRYAQPSYAPSGQDYVPEQRYAPPYHSYGGYAPESKRRLERKFSKIDDNYNSLEQVTDALARAGLESSNLIVGIDFTKSNEWTGARSFHRRSLHHIGDEQNPYEQAISIIGKTLSSFDEDNLIPCFGFGDASTHDQEVFSFYPDETFCNGFEEVLRRYRELVPNLKLAGPTSFAPIIEMAITIVEQSGGQYHVLLIIADGQVTRSVDTERGQLGPQETKTVEAIVKASEYPLSIILVGVGDGPWDMMREFDDNIPARAFDNFQFVNFTEIMSKNMDRSRKEAEFALSALMEIPSQYKATLELNILGNTRGKAIDRVPLPPPLYGAGSFSNSKLSWSSGFHPSAPSSARREAPVQTAPPASSASDNHLCPICICNAKDMAFGCGHQTCCECGQDLQLCPICRGTIDTRIRLY; via the exons ATGTTGAATCCTGCAGAATATATATCAATTATAGAGCTGATGGGTGGCATAATATCAAAACGATCGACCACATCACAGTCCTCATCTGTAGCTTCTAATTCATATTCATGGGATTCTCATAGATATGCACAGCCATCATATGCTCCCTCAGGCCAAGACTATGTTCCAGAGCAGCGTTATGCCCCTCCATATCACAGCTACGGCGGTTATGCCCCAGAGTCGAAGAGGAGGTTGGAGAGAAAATTTTCGAAGATAGATGATAACTACAACAGCTTGGAGCAG GTCACTGATGCCCTGGCCCGTGCTGGCCTGGAGTCTTCGAATCTTATTGTTGGCATTGATTTCACTAAGAGCAATGAGTGGACAG GTGCAAGATCATTCCACCGAAGAAGTCTACACCACATTGGAGATGAGCAAAATCCATATGAACAGGCAATATCCATTATTGGAAAAACATTGTCTTCCTTTGATGAGGATAATTTAATTCCTTGTTTTGGATTCGGAGATG CATCAACACATGATCAAGAAGTATTCAGCTTCTATCCGGATGAGACCTTTTGCAATGGATTTGAAGAAGTGTTGAGACGATACAGAGAATTAGTCCCTAATCTGAAACTTGCAG GTCCAACGTCATTTGCTCCTATAATTGAAATGGCCATCACCATTGTTGAGCAAAGTGGTGGGCAATACCATGTGTTGCTGATAATAGCCGATGGGCAG GTGACTAGAAGTGTTGATACAGAGCGTGGCCAACTAGGCCCACAAGAAACAAAAACAGTCGAAGCAATAGTAAAAGCAAG TGAGTATCCCTTGTCTATTATTTTAGTTGGAGTTGGAGATGGACCATGGGACATGATGAGAGAATTTGATGATAACATTCCTGCCCGTGCCTTTGATAATTTCCAG TTTGTGAATTTTACGGAAATAATGTCGAAGAATATGGATAGGTCCCGAAAAGAGGCAGAGTTTGCTCTTTCAGCATTGATGGAAATTCCGTCTCAGTACAAAGCAACGCTGGAGCTCAACATATTGGG TAATACCAGGGGGAAGGCTATTGATAGGGTTCCTCTTCCCCCTCCTCTTTATGGTGCGGGATCTTTTAGCAACTCGAAACTTTCGTGGTCAAGTGGTTTTCATCCAAGTGCACCTTCTTCCGCTAGACGTGAAGCACCAGTCCAAACCGCTCCTCCTGCAAGTTCTGCTTCAGATAATCAT CTATGCCCTATTTGCATTTGCAATGCAAAGGATATGGCCTTTGGTTGTGGACATCAG ACCTGTTGTGAGTGCGGACAGGACCTTCAGTTGTGTCCCATCTGCCGAGGCACCATCGATACGAGAATAAGACTCTATTAA
- the LOC121224251 gene encoding E3 ubiquitin-protein ligase RGLG2 isoform X2, whose translation MGGIISKRSTTSQSSSVASNSYSWDSHRYAQPSYAPSGQDYVPEQRYAPPYHSYGGYAPESKRRLERKFSKIDDNYNSLEQVTDALARAGLESSNLIVGIDFTKSNEWTGARSFHRRSLHHIGDEQNPYEQAISIIGKTLSSFDEDNLIPCFGFGDASTHDQEVFSFYPDETFCNGFEEVLRRYRELVPNLKLAGPTSFAPIIEMAITIVEQSGGQYHVLLIIADGQVTRSVDTERGQLGPQETKTVEAIVKASEYPLSIILVGVGDGPWDMMREFDDNIPARAFDNFQFVNFTEIMSKNMDRSRKEAEFALSALMEIPSQYKATLELNILGNTRGKAIDRVPLPPPLYGAGSFSNSKLSWSSGFHPSAPSSARREAPVQTAPPASSASDNHLCPICICNAKDMAFGCGHQTCCECGQDLQLCPICRGTIDTRIRLY comes from the exons ATGGGTGGCATAATATCAAAACGATCGACCACATCACAGTCCTCATCTGTAGCTTCTAATTCATATTCATGGGATTCTCATAGATATGCACAGCCATCATATGCTCCCTCAGGCCAAGACTATGTTCCAGAGCAGCGTTATGCCCCTCCATATCACAGCTACGGCGGTTATGCCCCAGAGTCGAAGAGGAGGTTGGAGAGAAAATTTTCGAAGATAGATGATAACTACAACAGCTTGGAGCAG GTCACTGATGCCCTGGCCCGTGCTGGCCTGGAGTCTTCGAATCTTATTGTTGGCATTGATTTCACTAAGAGCAATGAGTGGACAG GTGCAAGATCATTCCACCGAAGAAGTCTACACCACATTGGAGATGAGCAAAATCCATATGAACAGGCAATATCCATTATTGGAAAAACATTGTCTTCCTTTGATGAGGATAATTTAATTCCTTGTTTTGGATTCGGAGATG CATCAACACATGATCAAGAAGTATTCAGCTTCTATCCGGATGAGACCTTTTGCAATGGATTTGAAGAAGTGTTGAGACGATACAGAGAATTAGTCCCTAATCTGAAACTTGCAG GTCCAACGTCATTTGCTCCTATAATTGAAATGGCCATCACCATTGTTGAGCAAAGTGGTGGGCAATACCATGTGTTGCTGATAATAGCCGATGGGCAG GTGACTAGAAGTGTTGATACAGAGCGTGGCCAACTAGGCCCACAAGAAACAAAAACAGTCGAAGCAATAGTAAAAGCAAG TGAGTATCCCTTGTCTATTATTTTAGTTGGAGTTGGAGATGGACCATGGGACATGATGAGAGAATTTGATGATAACATTCCTGCCCGTGCCTTTGATAATTTCCAG TTTGTGAATTTTACGGAAATAATGTCGAAGAATATGGATAGGTCCCGAAAAGAGGCAGAGTTTGCTCTTTCAGCATTGATGGAAATTCCGTCTCAGTACAAAGCAACGCTGGAGCTCAACATATTGGG TAATACCAGGGGGAAGGCTATTGATAGGGTTCCTCTTCCCCCTCCTCTTTATGGTGCGGGATCTTTTAGCAACTCGAAACTTTCGTGGTCAAGTGGTTTTCATCCAAGTGCACCTTCTTCCGCTAGACGTGAAGCACCAGTCCAAACCGCTCCTCCTGCAAGTTCTGCTTCAGATAATCAT CTATGCCCTATTTGCATTTGCAATGCAAAGGATATGGCCTTTGGTTGTGGACATCAG ACCTGTTGTGAGTGCGGACAGGACCTTCAGTTGTGTCCCATCTGCCGAGGCACCATCGATACGAGAATAAGACTCTATTAA
- the LOC107946580 gene encoding aldehyde oxidase GLOX, whose product MGDKNHLLYVVTIHAIFALLHFIVSDAVETLARAVGRQERWQLLRNNTGVVAMHMALTHENTVIIFDQTEAGPSQYRLHERYNGRRCSTRSRADLKDGACYAHSVEYYIHGNNLRPLRFVSDPWCSSGSFLSNGTLLQVGGHGRGSQRIRYFRPCRDHLCNWQQSKRSLSDNRWYASNLLLPQHDRVIVVGGRNAYSYEFIPKLHTKDRSFNLPFLHDTHDEDGGGNNLYPFLHLSSDGNLFIFANRDSILFNYQRNRVVKTFPRIPGGGSRSYPSSGSSVILPLDHQDRFQKVEVMVCGGAASGAYEAAARGRFLPALSSCGRMVITGNNHIWKMENMPGPRTMHDMLILPTGHILIINGARRGCAGWQNAATPSLRPYLYNPKKSRGQRFTVLKATRIARMYHSSALLLPDGRVLVAGGNPYNTYTFSNVAYPTELRLQAFVPDYMDRQFNDLRPGNVTIEYEGHSSGVAYGTAFTIHFWLGRRPSKDVEYSVYAPPFTTHSISMNQRLLKLRCRHKTRDGGGSMSAVLEAPPSPNVAPPGYYLLTVVNNGIPSLSQWIRFIPA is encoded by the coding sequence ATGGGTGACAAGAACCATTTGCTTTACGTTGTTACAATTCATGCAATCTTCGCTTTACTGCATTTCATTGTCAGTGATGCAGTCGAGACGCTCGCCCGTGCTGTGGGCCGACAAGAGAGATGGCAGCTGTTACGGAATAATACGGGAGTTGTCGCCATGCACATGGCGTTAACCCATGaaaatactgttattatcttCGACCAAACTGAAGCAGGCCCCTCTCAGTACCGGCTTCATGAACGGTACAATGGGAGAAGATGCAGCACTCGTTCCCGTGCCGATTTAAAAGATGGGGCGTGTTATGCTCATTCGGTTGAATATTACATTCATGGTAATAACTTGCGGCCGCTTAGGTTTGTCTCGGATCCATGGTGCTCTTCGGGTTCGTTCCTCAGCAATGGCACACTTCTCCAAGTTGGTGGCCATGGTCGAGGATCGCAAAGGATACGATATTTCAGACCTTGCCGTGATCATCTATGCAATTGGCAGCAATCGAAGAGGTCATTGTCGGATAATCGATGGTATGCTTCGAATCTATTATTGCCTCAACATGATCGAGTTATTGTTGTTGGTGGAAGGAATGCTTATAGTTACGAATTTATACCTAAATTACATACCAAGGACAGATCTTTTAATCTTCCCTTTTTGCATGACACTCATGACGAGGATGGTGGCGGAAACAACCTCTACCCTTTCCTTCATCTTTCTTCTGATGGTAACCTCTTCATCTTCGCCAACCGTGACTCCATCCTTTTCAATTATCAACGAAACCGTGTGGTCAAAACCTTTCCGAGGATTCCAGGGGGTGGTTCCAGAAGCTATCCGAGCTCAGGATCATCAGTTATTCTCCCATTGGATCACCAAGACAGGTTCCAAAAAGTCGAAGTCATGGTATGCGGCGGCGCGGCCTCGGGAGCTTACGAAGCGGCAGCCAGAGGGAGATTCCTCCCTGCATTGAGCTCCTGTGGGAGAATGGTGATTACAGGGAACAATCACATATGGAAAATGGAAAACATGCCAGGACCTCGTACCATGCATGACATGTTGATCCTTCCTACAGGTCATATACTAATCATCAATGGCGCTAGACGTGGTTGCGCAGGATGGCAAAACGCAGCGACCCCATCGCTCAGGCCGTACCTTTACAATCCTAAGAAAAGTCGTGGACAAAGATTTACGGTCCTGAAAGCCACCAGGATTGCCCGAATGTATCATTCCTCGGCTCTTCTTTTACCGGACGGGAGAGTCTTGGTTGCCGGCGGCAACCCTTATAATACATACACTTTCAGCAACGTTGCTTACCCGACGGAGCTAAGATTACAAGCTTTTGTCCCTGATTATATGGACCGGCAATTCAATGATTTGAGACCTGGGAATGTAACGATAGAGTATGAGGGGCATTCATCTGGTGTTGCATATGGGACAGCGTTTACTATTCATTTCTGGCTTGGACGAAGGCCAAGTAAAGACGTGGAATATAGTGTTTATGCGCCGCCGTTCACGACGCATTCCATTTCAATGAATCAAAGGTTGCTGAAACTGAGGTGCCGGCACAAAACAAGGGACGGCGGTGGTTCGATGAGTGCTGTTTTGGAGGCTCCACCGTCGCCGAATGTGGCACCACCTGGTTACTATTTGCTTACTGTTGTTAATAATGGCATCCCTAGCTTATCTCAATGGATTAGATTCATCCCTGCTTGA